The sequence AACCACCAATCTTTTGGAGGCACTTACGTAAAAATGTCCAAAAGTTATGGAATTTGCCCTGAGGGTAAGAGTGCCAGCTCCGGGTCCAAATTGCAGAGTCTCATAAGTCGCTATGCTTAGAAAAATTGTAGCGAATACAACCACCACCAAGTAAATAACAAGTTTTAGAATACTGCACCATCTAGAGCTGCTGGACATGGTTGTGATAGAAAGGAGAATAGGGTTTCTATAAGGATTCTGggataataataacaaaagtatatatatattacaaaagAATTGTAAGAGTTTCTATTGCATGAATTCTTAGGCTCCGGTAAGAGTTTTTATTTGATGTGATTGACAATATAAAACTACGAGGTTATAATACTTAaatcattcttcttctttgaaggATTATCATagtaatgtttttttttaacagAATTTTTTCccttattatatattatctgTCATGATGTTTCACTGTCCTAAAATCCAAGGCATTGCTTCCTTTTAGGGCATTTTCTCAATGACAATCAAAACTACCTCCTTTTAAGTGTTCGTTTTCATGAATTGTTAATTTCCATTTGACAATGGAAATTAGCTGAGAATATTTGTAATAGAATAAGATTTTACCGTAATTAACTTGTCTGAAATATGCAAGGACTAACTAAATTAACCGTTTCAGGAAGTCGATATGCCTTGCAGAAAATGTTGGGCACTTGTCGTACGGATTATTAGACATAGTTTCACATGTTATATctaaataaaggaaaaaaagagaaacagCCAATAGTGCTGAATTTGTTATATATTCATGATTCAAGATTTAACTCACAAATGACAGGCATTTAAACAACTTATTGCAACATTCTAAAAATGTGTTTATTTTTACCAACTGGATGTAAAAAGATTTGCTGTCGGCTCTGCAAAATGACTCATTGTATGGGACTgctaatttctattttctaatataagaaCTCTAGTTGAAACATTCGATGGCTTCAAGCTTATGCCATGCttgttattcatttattatctcttcatttgatatatttaaaatgtctaattactaattaaattctgattctttttatattcttaataaatttattaaatttttcaatacttacagttctttttgtttcaaatATACTAACAAACCAAGAAAATCCAGTGATTTTGCTCATGTCGATAGTTTGTTCCAATTTGGACTTTTAAGATAGGCATTTTAGCGAAACATATTTGTAATGCATTTTCAGGTTAGTTTTATTTAACACAAAGAATAAttcatcaataattaattGGTGTCTTAGCCAAATAATAAAGTCAGGTGTTGGACATGAAACTTTACTAACCTGATAAGAAAAACTGACCACAATTTCAAATGAGACCACATTGTATTagttcaataattaattttggattttGGCTCCAATATATTTTACGGTTAATTATTGAAGTTTccctttgtttttttctttttctttttttaagagCAAGTATAAAATTGTACTTTAAGAAAAACTTGGGATTAAAGGTCAAATTAGCTGTTAGTTCTTTTGCAAGAGGTCAAATCACcctattttctaattttttttactcttatttattttttattataataatattatataataaaacaatatcTACTGTAGTaaaacaaatttttaattattttctaaaagttTAGTCAGtgtaaattttagtattagaaaatttaattttttgatttgatttagtttaatttcaaactagaaatatattttatgtggtattcatttattcgtAAATGaatggaattttttttttatgggaTTTAAGTCGACAATACTGAATGTTATAAATATGCCTCGTGAAAAGTTTAAGGGGCAAATcagcttttatttcaaaaactAAAGTATGCAAGTGGATCTTTAAGTTTGAGAGATGACCGTATTACCCCTCAAATATCCAATACCTCATCTCGAGTTCGTTTAATCTCAAATGTTTAGTTACCACAGGAATGGCGGCAATGGAAGCTGCAGTTTCTCTCTTCCTGCCTCATCCTTCTTCCTCCTCTAAATCCCTCTTATCTCCCACTTTTATAAACCTTTTTAAACATAAATGTCGTTCCAATTCTATCCCTCTCCTTTCCCACAATTTCTCTCTCAGTAACATTCACCTAACAGCTAGAAAGCTTTCCTTCGAAAGATTCTCCACTGCACAAGAAATAATGATACCAGAGGAAACCCAAGAAACAACCCAGAAGAGAAAGCTTTACGTGTTCAATTTGCCTTGGTCTCTTTCTGTTGTTGATATCAAAAACCTCTTTGGACAATGTGGGACTGTAACGGATGTGGAggtttctcttttctttccaagTTTCTTAGACATCtatgatttctccttttatACTTGTGTTTATAAATGTTATTTATGATGTGGGTTTTTGTTCTTGTGTGATGAAATGTAGATTATAAAGCAAAAGAACGGGAGGAGCAGGGGATTTGCATTTGTGACTTTGGCTTCTGGAGAGGAAGCTCAGGCtgctattgataaattagACTCTCATGTATGCTATTTCGCTtctcttcctctttcttttatttatttatttatggtaACATGCAAGTTGCTAATTGTAGCTTTTAAGGGGACTGATGctagaaaattggtatttgtCTAAATATGTTTTCCTCTCTCTCATTTGGTTTAGGTTCCTTGGAATTCAGTATTGTTAGTTAAATTTTCTACCTATTCAATTGAcattttctcatgttgttTGAATGTTACTGGCAAGCTGTTCGTTTACTCCATAATTATGTGTTGCAGGAAGTGTCAGGAAGGATTATTAGGGTGGAATTTGCAAAGCGATTGAAGCCTCCATCGCCACCATCACCTACAGGCACTTCCACAAGGGAGACACggcataaaatttatgtgtctAATCTTGCTTGGAAAGTGAGATCAACTCATTTGAGAGAATTTTTCTCCACTAATTTTAGCCCAGTTTCAAGTAGAGTTGTCTTTGATAGTCCTACAGGAAGATCTTCTGGCTATGGGTTTGTCTCTTTTGCCACAAGAGAGGAAGCAGAGGCTGCGATTTCTGCTTTGGATGGGAAggtaaggaaaataaaaatcaaattagcACTTATTCCTATGCATTTGCTTAAAAAAGTCCTTAGATTCTTTCACTGGTTGGATATGTTATGATGACTTCATGTAATTGTAGCTTTAGATTTTAAACACTAGTTTATGCTTTGTGGTTATTTTGAAAGTTATCTTATTAACGGATCTGCATAGTTTGATTTTGTCACAATCACAAAGGAGAAAAGGAAACATCAAACATCACTACAGTTGCCCATTGTtcatctaattttaaattttgccTCTTTcacttctgaatttcaaagcTAGGACAAGAGTGTTTGCTTGCTGACAGCCCCATAGATGATCTATTGTCAGTTTGTATGCTACTACCTAATACTTGTGGAGTATgctactttattttctttttgtttttttcattGCTGTGCCTCTGTCTTTtcgtttaaaatttttgagtATGAAGGGGAAAAGCATTATCtaactttcatcatttttAAGCTTGCAATGCCACCTGGAAAATCTAGTGACATCTTAGTTGGCTTCCATTCGCAGTTTTAGTTCGCAGCCATTAACTGAATTAGCATATTGAATGTCCCAATACAATTGCCATATATTTTCAAGGGCAGAAACAGATAGCAATGCTGGTGGCCATTTTCATGCCATTACTGATATGATAGTATCTTTTCAGGATTTGGCTGCATTTCTGGCTCTTGTTCAAGTTTTCCACCTTCAGCGACATATATCTCTTGTTCTTATCATCCTTCAATCTTAATTTCTGAAAACTCTTTACTCCTGTTAAATGAAATCGTTGCTTGATTTAAATTAAGTCCTATTAAACAAGGAAAGATTTTGAAATAGAAAGACACGAGACTTAAGTCCTATTACAAACTCTATCTGGTAGTGATAAAGTTGGATCTTCTAACACCATTTGGTTTTGTGCTACTAAGTTGATTGATATTACAGATTATGAATCACAGATTTACTGTCTCTGCTTGATGTATTCATGCTCATTAATTGAATGTCTCAGTTTGTGCCCACTCATATTGTTGCAACTTCTTACAAAATGAGAAATGCTGCATATAGCCTGATGCAACTGTGTGGCCAAAACCATGTTGTCATATTGTTTCTTGTTTTTCAGGTTCTGCAAATtgtatctaaaatttaaaaagcaaaagtattttatttctaatctAAAGCATAAATGCTgtggattttttttcttctcatttcaTAATCacattcttttgtttctttaactAGTTATACATGCGTTTTAGATCGGGAACATATGTACTGTGAACCTTCCATTATTTTCCCTGTAGGAATTGATGGGTAGACCACTTCGCCTCAAATTTAGCGATAGAAAGACTGATGAATCTGAAAGCGAAAATCAAGAGGAAGAAAATGTTGAGGACCAATCCGAACAGTAATATAAGTATCTTGTTCATGATTTGCAGATTGACAATACAAATATAGCAGCAGCAGAAGTTTTAAATTAATCCCCGGCATAGATGTGAAGGAAGGTGTTTCTCTTGCGACTTTTAATTTTGCATTCTCATCTTTCTCTAAGTACTGTGAGATCATTGGACTAAAAAGTtaattcttgttcctcttgttTTATGTAACTTGCACATACTCTGTCCATATAAATATGCCTACTTCTACTGTGTAAATGTGGATGTTTGTTAGAATCTTGTTTTTTGTAAACTTCAATAGTTTAGTTGAAGCTCCTTTCACTATCATGtgctaaaatatatatcttttgaaGTTGTTCTGGAAGAATGTAGAGTTAGTTGCGCAGATGGGGGTAACACTGTTCGGTCCTCTCATTCATTCTCTATTTCTTCCTGGTACGTTGCTCTTGTGCAACAATGCCTCTTTTATTATCTGGGATTTTTTTTGCGTCtctactaatttatttttcagcaACTTTCTGGtgcatttatttttcaacCTGACAGTCCCATAATATATATTGCACTTGAGCTTTGATCTAGGGTGGCAATAATTTGCACAGTTTGCATGGGGAATTCAAAGCTTTATGCTTCCCTTTGgtacaaaaaaggaaaagttattactaattttattctcAGGAAAATAACACCAGAGTTGCCCTCTCTTGAGACTGGCTAGACTTTGATAGTCTGCATCATTTGTGcatttcaataatatttagAAGCTGGTGAGCTCGAATTTTAAGTTTAGTTaagtcattttatttaaaaagaaatttaggaTTTGAATGAAACAAAAGgtataattacatttttagtGTCTGAATTTGTCAAGAAATGGCAATCGAGtggttaaatttttaaaactaacaattgagtGTGGTAACctgtaaaagaataataaagtGATACTTTTAATAGATGATTTTTAAGTTTCTCTTAAACTTTTACAGATATAGatgataaaacaaaaatttattgaatacgtcaaaaactaaaatagattCATTAGTAATATAGCCTTAGGGTAAGTTTTACCTTATATAACTCTCTTTCTCTAAAATCTATTAATCCTCAAATTAGTAGTAttaatctttaatctctaatttatgaatcttaatatttattttactataaaaCTTTAATGATTTGGTAAAAATATGtttgtatataataaataagtttatcattttattattcttacaACATATTTTTACTgcatatttcttatttttttatctcatttaatattaaaaaaatatcgaTATTCATAATGTGTGACtgactaaaaataatattttattatttttttataaattgtcACGCTTAATTGTTGggtcttttttataaaaaagacaaGCATCATTTTGGAACCTTGATACATCGCTAATACTCAGGCTGGGTCAGTGGGTCAATTTGTTTCCTTGAAAACTTGTCTTTAAAATCAGGCTCAACCTTCTGCATAGTACAATATTATATTAGCATATttggattaataaattatacccCCTAGTGTTCTTCCTTTTACCCTTGGATTTATCCCCACAGTACATAAtcataacaattattataagTTTGAATTTCATTCTCATTCCTAAGGTAAATACTGTATTTCAAGACGAGTGACTAGTCTACTGGTTAGGGAGGTACAAACCCATCTTGGCTGATGTTTAGCATATGCATATAGTTTGGAGTCCTTTTTTCTAGGTCTATacattaaagagaaaaaggggTCTGACATTTCAATGTTTTCTCTAATTACATTTGTAGagattacttttattttttttttaatttttctttcttgttgaCGAGTGGTcatacacacatatatatatatatatatatataaaggtgAGCGTGAAGCTTTATCGAAAACTATAAAATCTATGAGATGATTTTGTATAATATGATAGACTAATGTATGATTGTGTGAAGTGGGTACGTACATACCTTTAAAAGATCATTCTGACATTTTATGCGCCTTTAACTTCATTGCTTTTGTTTTGACGAGAGCATGCATATGATTGGCCAATATCCTTTATTCTTGGGTAATCAACTGTCCTCTACGAAATAAATGAAGCCACATTTAACCTAATTGAAGCGATAAAAATGCTAGACTCTTAGTTCAAGAAATCTTTTTCTGCACTAGACGTGTTATTACATacgtttatatatataattagatttagaATGCACCCTTGTATTTTATTTCAGCTCCATCCATGCAtgcatgaaaattatattagatgTTATTCCAAATGTCTATGCTCAAGATAGATTTTGGAAACATCTAAGTTAGTCAATGAATGTTTATAGTACATATATATGCTTGGTAATATATTAAGAGTGAAGGGGCAGCTTTTGGCTACAATTTACAAAATTGTGTTGGAGACTGAAGCTACACTCGAGCTGATACCTTTCCTGTTGATGATGGGCATCATGGCTTAAGCTTTACCTGAGTTATATAATTGTGATCAATATGATGTACACATaggattattaatattatcataggGCACTAACTAAAGGTATAGAATGGGTGGAGCTTTGAAGAAGGAAACACTACTTAAAAAgctaaaatgaaaagaatagaaaaagaagacaaaaggcAGCAAGTAAAACTAAAGAGTGGCCGTCTGGCAAGAGAGAGCGATGTTGAATCTTGGTTCTCTCACATGACCTGTTAAAGCATTGTTAACAATGACTGAACCTATGCTAATTCCATGGCAATggcctttttaaatttttgactTTCCTTTACCTATCTACTAaattgttgttttcttcttaaattttattaaaatactgctgatcattttttttttctttaaaggaGTATTCTTTGCTTCCAACTCATACTTCCAAGCATCTCTAATTTGTGCCTTTagttacaaaaataaaattaaatttatggtgattttatcttttagagagtgaattttatgtttataataGCTATTATTCAGTATAATCCTGTCATGTGGTAATAGAATcaaattaactataaaaaattattttctattgtaTAATAGATTTGACTTGGtttgtttatataaaaattattatatggcTAATTAGATAATAGTTTCAATGGGGCTTGctcaattaaattctaataggTGTTTCCACTTTATGCTAAGCTGAGTTGCATAAAAAAAGTTGTGGGCTCTCAAGTAGACTTTGATTTTGGGAGAACTTATTCTCATCTCTAGTGGAATCTACAGACTATTTAACTTAGACCCACATCACATAGCagtactttttatattatatgaatcCACAATAGGCAATGGGGCATTACAATCCAAGGTGTTGAATCATTATGTCCCACTCTCCAACATATAttcttttaccttttctttattttacccATTCTcccatattaaattaactaaataaaccCCTGCCTGTGACAAGAATAATTCCAGATTGCTTAGACCATTTCAGCAATGtgcaaaagagaaaattattcaaagaagataaaaaatttgggaagaaaaaaaaaaaaccacttACTTTTGTCTGCAACATTCTTAATTTGATTCCTTCCAGTTCTTGTTGTGGGAGACCTGCTGGGATTTCCATCTTCAAAAGCAAGGAAAAACAGGAGACATCAGAACCTAGACCCTAATCGAATTGAAAATGGATTTGCGAcataactttttcttattgataTAACTTGGATTATGAAGTGATAAGAAAACAATTGAGCCGAAAATAAAATGGAAGAGTATTTGAATGGATTTGAATAAATTTGGATACATCACTTAAATCAAGTTAATGAACTTACTTgacatattataatttcttaaaaatagttttatatctATTGAATTTGAAGCCACCCTATCCTTCATCAAAGTTGCACCACAAGAGGTAAAAGTTCTTTGATTAGTTTCGGcctaaatgaaagaaaagaaatctttaATGGGACTGAAGAGATTGACTTGGTTCAAAATGTTAAAAAGCTAACATGTCGTATCAATAAATATGGACTCATGTTTCATGTCCACCTAACTTCACTAACTAGTAAATATTTTCTGATGAGAAATTATGGTTAGAATTTATTTACCTCTTTGTTTTATCTGAAGAATGCATTTATTTGCTTACTTTGTTGGGCATAATGTATTTGTATATGTATCTGAGAATAAGATTTAGCCTACTTAAAAAAGGAACTCCTAACCGTAATTGGGTTGGAGAATAATGAAGGCATTGATTGCTTTATGAACACAACCAACATCACACACTCCCCTTAGTCAACAAACCTTAATCtctgaaagagaaaaaaacgaggaaacaaattaaacaagaaaaagaaaagagcagAGAAGAGgggtagaaaaagaaaagaaggaaaagaaagaattccCATCAGACACTCTCTGCTTTCCATGCAAGCccctttttcttgctttttccCCACCTCCTTCTTGTCTTAGACCTTCAAGGATTTTCACCACAGAAGTTCTATGTACTTGCTGCTTCAGCTTCTCTGTTTGTGTAGAGCATCTTCATTGATGTTGCATTTTGTCTCTAATCACCGTCAAGAACAATTCCAAATGTGAGGTAATCTCTAgcctctttttctttgtattttatatcaaatgcttacatcaaatataatatttctgCCTTGGTTTTCAGTTAATCAGTTGAAGGTTCAATTACAAAATATCAAACatgactttttctttttcttattgatttgtttGCTGTTACTGAAAACTCTATCTCTAGCATAATTGcaggaagaagaaaatttcATGCTAAAGCTATAGAAAAGTCCTACAGTCAATAAGGTTAAGTCATCATGGCATCACTAGGCACCCCAAAAACTTGGATTCCTTATGTGAATGGTAAAGACTGTTCTAAAGGGTTTTGTAGCTTGTACTGCCCACAGTGGTGCTACATCATCTTCCCTCCTCCTCCGCCTCCTCCTCCTTATGATGAATTCCCAGATGATAATTCAGGCCCGACTTTCTCCCCTCTTGTCATTGCAATTATTGGTATTCTGGTTAGTGCTTTTCTTCTAGTAAGTTACTATACCATAATTTCGAAGTACTGTGGaaacaataataatgattcagcaagaagaagagaaaaccAAGATCAAATTGAAGAACTGGAGGACAATCACAACCCATCTCTCCATGAACCTTGGCATGTTACCACCACTGGCTTAGATGAAGCTTTAatcaaatcaattacaatgtgCAAGTACAGGAAAGGAGATGGCTTGATTGAAGGTACAGATTGCTCTGTTTGTCTAAGTGAGTTTCAAGAAGATGAAAGCATAAGGCTTTTGCCTAAGTGTAGCCATGCTTTCCATGTCTCTTGCATTGACACTTGGCTTAAATCTCACTCGAATTGCCCTCTGTGTCGAGCTAACATCATTTTCATCAGCGCTTCACTTCCTCCATTACCTCCTCCTCCACCTCCGCTCATGGAAAGTCTACTTCCTGGTGATGAACCCATTCGAGGAAGTAACAGGGCAAATGCAAATGTGGCAGTTGCACAAGACATAGAAAGGGAAAGGGTCGTCTCATCAGAAGATGAAACAGTGCAAAATCATGGAGCTCCAAAGGCACCACTGCGTGTTTTTAGCGATTTGGGAAGCTTGGAAGAGAGAGATGCCATAATTGAGATTAGAGATGAAAGGTATCATCGTCAACACATCAGGAGATCATTTTCACTGGATCATCCATGTCAAAGCCGTGCTTCGGTTGCTGATATCTTGAGAATAAATCAGGATGAAGATGTCATTCTAAATCCTGAAAATTGCTTATCAGGAGATGCTGGATCATCGAAACATTCAGTGGAAGTCAGCAAGTCTAATAGCCatagaagaaaaagagtttTGCTCGGTGTACTAAGTCCTGTTACAATGAAGAGATCATTTTCAAGTGGAAGATTTTTCCTCACTAAGCATGGAAGGGTACGTGACTTCATTAGCCCCGTCTGAGaaacaaaattgaattttctttcttgaaaaaattatttggtCGGCacaattatgagaaaacaaaaatttaaggGAGAATTTAGTTTTAGAAAAAGCTAAATCTCGTACTGTACTATTGTGATTATTACACCAATCATTTTCCATATTAGATCTAAAATGGATGAGGAGGCCTATGTGGGATTAAATCTTGTGATTTGCTTGCTTAACTTTTACCACTTAACATAAAATGAGTAATCAAACTTTTGTTAATTTCACCTTTGCAACTTATCTCTAGTTTtcttttgaatagcaagataCTTTCTCGGAAATTCCTTGTCAGTGGAGGTAATTGAAAACATATCAACTTTTGAAGCTCTTCAGGGAACTTTATCATCCTGAACTTCACTAATTTAGTCCTAAGCCTGTAAGGCTCTATCATCAACAGCATCAGGATAAACCCATTGGCCAATCCTCAACTTTGGCATCGAGTGGGTATCAGAATCCCTAAAGTTCATACCTAAAAACATCAGTCACTGAACAACTATTGACCTAGGGATCAAACCAACACCCTCAATCCTTCCCATActcaattaatttctttatatcaGTTTGGACATTAACCAGATGCTTCCAGCTCCAAGAAGCTTTAAAGGGCTTTGTAAAACCCCAATAACTCAATTTCTTGAGCTTGTACGGAATGGCCTAGACAAATACATAATATGGCTTCACTAGTAATCAGGGAAAACACCTGCTTGGAAATAGAAGTCTTGTTCCAGACATGGACTTTCCTGACGCTCAAATCTTCAGATTGTTTGGACTTGCGCACTGTATTCCAAGCAATCATACCATAGCCTCTCTCCAGAGATCTTCACAAGTTATTTGAAGTGTCTTCTAATTCTAGAAGTATGCACTTCCGTAATGCACTTGGGAAATGCATTACAACAGGCCATTGGTCTGGTAAGATTATTAAAGTTCTTAAACAGTTAACTCTGGGCTCAGAATACCCAATTGCAGCAAGTCCTTGAGTCCAACAGACCCTAGGGCCTTATCCCCCACATAGAGGCTTTAATATCCAGAGCACTGACAGTAACATCCtatgaaaattataatgttGACCTCTAAAAATTGTTTATTTAGCCGActtaaactcaaaatcaaggaataaaataaattacaagcTTTAGGAACCCAGAAATAGCAACAATAGCTACAAAAACTCCAAACCAGATTTTTGCAAAAATcagaatttaaaaaagaatagcaGAAATAAAAAAGCTAGAATCGTAATGAAATGCACAACGAATTCAAGAGTACTGACTTATACATCTCTCAATGGTATTTTCATTGACATCAGTAAATCAATATTTTCCAAAGCTGCAAAACCAGAAAAACAAACAAGTTATTAACCATGTCCAAGCTAATTACTGagcaaatataagaaaaattcttttacTAAATTTCAGAATGCAcaagttaaaaaaagaaaaattgaaaaaaatgcTGATGTAAACTGTGCTAGTCTCATATTTTAAAGTCCACTTTATGAGCTAAAGTTATACATGTCAACCTATTTATGATCACCC comes from Ricinus communis isolate WT05 ecotype wild-type chromosome 5, ASM1957865v1, whole genome shotgun sequence and encodes:
- the LOC8289086 gene encoding E3 ubiquitin-protein ligase Os04g0590900, coding for MASLGTPKTWIPYVNGKDCSKGFCSLYCPQWCYIIFPPPPPPPPYDEFPDDNSGPTFSPLVIAIIGILVSAFLLVSYYTIISKYCGNNNNDSARRRENQDQIEELEDNHNPSLHEPWHVTTTGLDEALIKSITMCKYRKGDGLIEGTDCSVCLSEFQEDESIRLLPKCSHAFHVSCIDTWLKSHSNCPLCRANIIFISASLPPLPPPPPPLMESLLPGDEPIRGSNRANANVAVAQDIERERVVSSEDETVQNHGAPKAPLRVFSDLGSLEERDAIIEIRDERYHRQHIRRSFSLDHPCQSRASVADILRINQDEDVILNPENCLSGDAGSSKHSVEVSKSNSHRRKRVLLGVLSPVTMKRSFSSGRFFLTKHGRVRDFISPV
- the LOC8289087 gene encoding 28 kDa ribonucleoprotein, chloroplastic encodes the protein MAAMEAAVSLFLPHPSSSSKSLLSPTFINLFKHKCRSNSIPLLSHNFSLSNIHLTARKLSFERFSTAQEIMIPEETQETTQKRKLYVFNLPWSLSVVDIKNLFGQCGTVTDVEIIKQKNGRSRGFAFVTLASGEEAQAAIDKLDSHEVSGRIIRVEFAKRLKPPSPPSPTGTSTRETRHKIYVSNLAWKVRSTHLREFFSTNFSPVSSRVVFDSPTGRSSGYGFVSFATREEAEAAISALDGKELMGRPLRLKFSDRKTDESESENQEEENVEDQSEQ